Part of the Flavobacterium okayamense genome, CAAGAATTAATAGGAGATATTATTGTTGGTTTTGATGAAGACGAGCCTATTGAAGTAGTTTTAGGTAGACTGTTAACAAATAAAGGTTTGACAATTGCAACAGCGGAAAGCTGTACGGGAGGTAAAATTGCACAAACTATTGCTTCTGTTTCAGGGGCTTCAGCATATTTTAAAGGAAGTATAGTGAGTTATGCAACTGATGTTAAAGAAAGAATTTTAAATGTTTCTCATAATGTTATTGAAGAAAATTCTGTAGTGAGTGCTCAAGTTGCAAAAGAAATGGTTCTTTCCGTTCAAAAAATGATGCAAACAAATATTGCAATTTCTACGACAGGAAATGCAGGTCCATTAAAAGGGGATTCAAATGCAGAGGTAGGTATTGTGTATATAGGTATAGCAATAGATGAAGAAGTTTTTGTTGAAGAATTTAACTTTGGTCAACCGCGTGAAAAAGTCATTGATAGAGCGGTAAGTAAAGCCTTGGAATTAGTTTATAAAGAAATTTTAAAAAAATAATAAAATATAGTTGTGTAATTCATTGCTATTTTGTTTCTTTGCACCCTGATTTTGAATAACGAAATAAAAGATTAGAAATAATGTCAAGAGTTTGTGAACTAACAGGTAAAAAAGCGATGGTTGGAAACAACGTTTCTCACGCTATGAACAAAACTAAGAGAAAATTTTCTGTAAACTTAGTTAAGAAACGTTTTTACATTCCTGAAGAAGATAGATGGGTAACGTTAAAAGTATCTACAGCAGCATTAAAAACTATCAATAAGATTGGTATTTCTGCAGCATTAAAAAAAGCACAAAAATAATAGTAAGTAATTAATATTACTTAGATTAAAAATAAATCACGATGGCAAAGAAAGGTAATAGAATTCAAGTTATTTTAGAGTGTACTGAGCACAAAGCTACAGGTATGCCTGGGACGTCTCGTTACATCACTACTAAAAATAAAAAGAATACTCCAGATAGATTAGAGATTAAAAAATTTAATCCTGTTTTAAAAAGAGTAACTGTTCACAAAGAAATTAAATAATTAGCTGAAAGCATTAAGCCTTAGGCATAAAGTATAAAGATCATGGCAAAGAAAACCGTAGCAACTTTACAAACTGCATCTAAGAGATTAACTAAAGCTATTAAGATGGTTAAATCTCCTAAAACTGGTGCTTACACATTCGTAGAGCAAGTAATGGCTCCAGAAATGGTTGACGAATTCTTAAAAAAGAAATAATTCTTTTTTTTAATTATATAGGAAAGCTACTTTCGTTTGAAAGTAGCTTTTTTATTTTTATTTTTGTTATTATAATTAAATAGGATATGAGTTTTTTCAAAAAATTATTTTCATCAGAAAAAAAGGAAACTTTAGATAAAGGTTTAGAAAAATCAAAGTCTTCTTTTTTTGAAAAATTATCGAAAGCAGTTGCAGGAAAATCGAAAGTTGATGATGATGTTTTAGATAATCTAGAAGAAGTTTTAGTTTCATCTGATGTTGGTGTAAATACAACACTTAAAATTATTGAAAGAATTGAAGAGCGAGTAGAACGTGATAAATATCTTGGAACTGAAGAATTAAACAAAATCCTTCGTGAAGAAATTGCTGGTTTATTATCAGAAAACAACCATGAAGATGCTACAGAGTTTGAAGTTCCAAAAAATAAAAAGCCTTATGTTTTAATGGTTGTTGGAGTTAATGGTGTCGGAAAAACAACAACAATTGGTAAACTAGCCTATCAGTTTAAAAAAGCAGGGCATAAAGTTGTTTTAGGAGCTGCGGATACTTTTAGAGCTGCCGCTATTGACCAATTACAAGTCTGGGCAGATAGAGTAGACGTGCCCATAGTTCGTCAGCAAATGGGGAGTGATCCCGCTTCTGTTGCATTTGATACCTTACAATCTGCAGTTTCACAAGATGCAGATGTGGTAATTATTGATACTGCAGGTCGTTTGCATAATAAAGTAAACTTGATGAATGAGCTTTCTAAAGTAAAACGTGTTATGCAAAAAGTAGTTGGTGATGCGCCTCACGATGTTTTATTGGTTTTAGATGGTTCAACAGGTCAAAATGCGTTTGAGCAAGCAAAACAATTTACTGCAGCGACTGAAGTAAATTCTTTAGCAGTTACTAAATTAGACGGAACTGCTAAAGGTGGTGTTGTTATTGGAATATCAGATCAATTTAAAATTCCTGTAAAATATATTGGAGTAGGAGAAGGGATTGAAGATTTACAAGTCTTTAATAAATTTGAATTTGTAGATTCGTTTTTCAAATAAAAAAAATCCCGCCTTTGCGGGATTTTTTTAATTTATAACTGCATTTATTTTTTCCCAAAGTTGATTATCAAATTCAGAGCTGGCAAATGTTGGATTTAAAGGATCTGAAACATTTCCCATTCTTACAATAACTAATTTTTTACTAGGTATTATATAAAGTTTCTGGTCATCTTTACCTAATCCGCAATACATTTCTTCAGGCGCATTAGGAATTAGTTCTCCTTGAAATTCGAATTGTGTTTGAGGTAAATGAAAGGAAGATTTACCATTAAGCCACCACATGTAACCATAGGCTAAATTGATGCTTTGAGAAGTGTTTACAGCCTCACTTTGATATGTTTGATTGATTATTTGTTCTCCGTTCCAATTACCATTGTTTAAAGTTAATAGTCCAAATCTTGCCATACTTCTTGTGTTGCTCCAATATACATTTTCAGAACCTGTTGGTAACCATAAGCCTGTCATTCCTATTTTGTTCTTTAATTTGGAATTAAAATAATTGTCCCAAGTCGAATTGGCAGATTGAGCTATTACGTTTTGAAGTTTAAAGAACACAGTATGGTAAGCCCATCTTGTTCCGGCGTCTGCTAAATATTCTAAATCTTCAGGATTAATACCATCATTAGTGTCATCTAATCCAGAAGTCATAGTTAATAAATGTTTGCATGTTATTAGATTCTCTTTAGCTAAAGGTGCACTTGTCCAGCCAGTTCCTATGTAATCAGAAACTTTGTTGTTTATATTGATAAGACCTTCTTGTTGGGCAATTCCTGAGACTGCAGTTGTTAAAGTTTTTCCAGCACTTGCCCAATACCAAGGGGTAGAACTCGTATGGCCATTAAAATAATACTCCATTACAATTTTGCCATTATGAAGAACCATGAAACTTTTAGTATTTTTTAATTCTAAAAAATCTAATAAATCTTGAATATTATTTTCATTCCAATTTAATGATGCGGGAGTTTTTGTTTCCCAAATATCACTTCCTATAGGAGGAAAATATATATTTTCTGTAATTATATTTTGATTACTTGAATTTTCATCATCATTTGAACATCCAGCTAATATTAATAAAGTGGAAAGTAATAATAGAATTTTTTTCATAGTATAAGAGTATTTACTATTAAGACAATAAATCAAATAAAAGGTTTAATTACTAGTTAAAAATATGTAATTTAGTTTTAAAAATAAATAATGAGGTATTTTATAAGTTTCTTGTTGTTAATTCTTGTTTCTTGTCAGAAAAATATCGTAAAAAAAGATATTAATCTAATAAATGGATATTGGGAAATAGTTAAAGTTGAGTTTCCAAACGGACAAGAGAAAGTGTATAAATTTTCAGAATCAGTTGATTTTTTTAAATTAAATGATAGTTTAAAAGGCTACAGAAAAAAACTTGTACCTCAGTTCGATGGAAAGTTTTTAACGAATGAAGTAAATGAAAAGATTTCGATTTCATTTAATGAAGATTTAGTTATGATTAATTATGCTACTGAGTTTGCTAAATGGACAGAGATAATTATGAAATTAAACGATGATGAGTTAATATTGTCAAATGAGCAAGGAATAAATTATATTTATAAAAGAAAGAAAATAACAAATGAATAAGCGTTCTTCTGAAGAAAATTCTATTTCCGATGTACTAAAATCATTTATTGAAACAAATAAATTACAAAATGGTTTAGACAAAATAAATGTTCGTGATGCATGGAAGAATGTTATGGGGCCTGGAGTTAATAATTATACAACGGATGTAGTTTTAAAAAATAGCACACTTTATGTTGTTTTAACGTCTGCAGTATTAAGAGAAGAGCTTTTGTATGGGAAAGAGAAAATAATTACGATTCTAAATGAAGAATTAAGAAGGGATATTATAAAAGAAATTAATTTTAAATGAAAAATGCTTCAATTAATGAAGCATTTTTCGCAAACAAACTAAACCTAAATTAGGTCAAACCAAAATTTTAATATTATGAGAATTGAGCGGCTTCTGTTGAATCCTTCATAGCAACCGTTGAAGCTAAACCTGAAGTAACAGCATTTTGCACTTCATCAAAATAGGTTGTTCCTACAAAGTTTTGATGTTTTACAGCTCTAAAACCTTCTGCTTGTAAAGCAAACTCTCTTTCTTGTAATTCAGAATATCCTGCCATCCCTTTTTTCTTATAAGCTAGTGCTAATTCAAACATTGATGTGTTCAAAGCGTGGAAACCAGCCAATGTAATAAATTGGAATTTATACCCCATTTTTGCTAATTCTTCACGGAATGTTTCCATCTCGGCTACTGATAATTTTGCTGCCCAATTAAATGATGGCGAACAATTATAAGCTAATAATTTACCAGGATATTGAGCATGAATTGCTTCAGCAAATTGTTTTGCTTGTTCTAAATCTGGAGTTGATGTTTCTAACCAAATCAAATCAGCATAAGGAGCGTATGATAAACCTCTATCAATTCCTTGTTCTAAACCTGCTTTTACGTAGTAAAATCCTTCAGTAGAACGTTCACCAGTAACAAATTTTTTATCTCTATCGTCAATGTCACTTGTTAATAAGTTGGCAGCATCTGCATCAGTTCTTGCTACAATAAGTGTCGGAACTCCCATTACGTCAGCTGCTAAACGTGCTGCAATTAACTTATTTATAGCTTCTTGTGTTGGAACCAAAACTTTTCCGCCCAAGTGTCCACATTTTTTTGCAGATGATAATTGGTCTTCAAAATGAACTCCAGCAGCACCTGCTTCAATCATAGCTTTCATTAATTCGAATGCATTTAAATTTCCGCCAAAGCCTGCTTCAGCATCGGCAACAATTGGTACTAAATAATCTTTTTTATTTACAATTTTATTAACCGATTGAATTTGGTCGGCACGTAATAAAGCATTATTAATGCGTTTTACTACCATAGGAACGCTATTCACAGGATACAAAGATTGATCAGGATACATTTCTCCCGCGATATTTGCATCTGCTGCAACTTGCCAACCACTTAAATAAATAGCTTCTAATCCTGCTTCCACTTCTTGAATTGCTTGATTGCCAGTTAATGCGCCTAAGCCAGCAACCCATTCTTGGTTGTTTAATTTGTGCCATAAAATTTCAGCACCTCTTTTCGCAATACTATATTCAATTTGGTAAGAGCCTTGCAATTCAATTACTTTTTCAGCTGTATAAGTTCTTTCGATACCTTTCCATCTTGGATTTGTTGTCCAATCTGTTACCAATGCTTGAATTCTTTCTTGTGTTTTCATAATTTTGTATTCTTGTTTAATAGTTATGTGAGTAATTATTGAATGTTGAGCTGTCGGATGTTGCCGCATCCGGCAGTTTTTTTATTGTATATGTTCGTAAGCTTTTAAGGTTAAAAATTCGTCTAAAGTTTCGCTTAAAATCATCTCGGTAAATAGTTCGGTTGCTAATTCAAATTTTCCATTTTTATATCTTTCTGTTCCAACATATTCTTTTATTTTGGACAATTCTTCAGGAATAAATTTTCTATATAAATCTGCTGAACAAGTAGTTCCATTGTCTAGTATAACTTTCTTATTTAGCCAATGCCATAATTGTGCTCTTGAAATTTCTGCCGTAGCGGCATCTTCCATTAAGTTGTATAAAGCAGCTGCACCTACACCCATCAACCATGATTCTATGTAAAGAATTCCAACATTTATATTTTTTCGAACGCCATTTTCGGTTACTGTTCCTTTTGGTAATTCTAATAGTTGTGCTTCTGTTATGTTTAGTTCGTTACGTTTAATATGCATTTGATTTTTGGTCAGCATATTTTCATTAAAAACTTTCATAGCAACTGGAACTAAAGCTGGATGCGCTACCCAAGTGCCATCGTGACCATTTTTTACTTCACGTTCTTTATCGGCTATAACTTTATTAAATGCAATTTTATTTGCTTCGTCATCATTTTTAATTGGAATTTGAGCTGCCATTCCGCCAATGGCCAAAACATTTCTTTTATGGCAAACTTGGATAACACGAAGTGAATACGCATTCATAAACGGACTTGTCATAGTAACTTGATCGCGATCTGGCACTAAAAAGTTTGATTGTTGATTTAATTTTTTAATGTATGAAAATATGTAATCCCAACGTCCGCAATTTAATCCTGCCATGTGGTCTTTTAATTCATAAATAATTTCGTCTAATTGAAAACTAGCGGTTATGGTTTCTATTAAAACAGTTGCTTTAATTGTTTTTTGATGAATTTTTAAAAATTCTTGTGCAAATACAAAAACATCATTCCACCATCTCGCTTCTTCATAATGTTCCAATTTTGGTAAATAAAAAAATGGAGCTAAACCTTGTTTTAGTAAATTATGTGCATTATGAAAAAAGTATATTCCAAAATCGACTAATGCACCTGATAGTTTTTCACCATCAATTTCTAAATTTTTTTCATCTAAATGTAAACCACGTGGTCTTACTAATAAAGTTGCGGTTTCTTCGTTAAGTTCATATTTCTTGCCGTTTTGTTCTAAACTAATGGTTTTATTAATAGCATCTTTTAAGTTTTGTTGGCCTTCCATTAAATTGTCCCAAGTAGGAGAGCAGCTGTCTTCAAAATCAGCCATAAAAACTTTTGCACCTGAGTTAAGGGCGTTAATAACCATTTTACGATCAACTGGTCCTGTAATTTCGACCCTTCTATCTAATAATATTTCTGGAATTGGAGCGGCAGTCCATTCACTTTCTCTTATAGATTTTGTTTCTTTCAAGAAAGAAGGAACCTCGCCTGAATTAAATCTTTTTTGCTCTTTGTTTCTATTTTCTAGTAACTCTAAACGTCTATGATTAAATTTTAGATGAAGTGTTTCTATAAAAGCTAAAGCTTCTTCATTTAGAATATTTAAATATTTATTTTCAGTTTTAATTTGAATGTTTTGAACTGATGTTTCCATAAGTATTTGTTTTTGATTCCGATACAATATTATAAAATTAAAAAATACAAAACAAGCGAACGTTCGCAAAAATGTAAAAAAAGTATAAAAATTGTTTTTCGCAAAAATGTATTATCTTTGTTTTGCTAAGTAAAATAGAGCCTTCGTTAAATTTTTGTTTGCCTAAAAAAAATAATAAAATGATTGAAGAGGAATATATTCGATTAATTTTTGGTTTAAAAATGAAGCAAATTCGTTCTGATAAGAATTTGTCTTTATTTGGTTTGGCTAAACTTACAGGTTTGTCAAAATCGTATTTAAATGAAATTGAAAAAGGTAAAAAATATCCAAAACGTGATAAAATTGTAATCTTAGCCGATGCTTTAGAAACTAATTACGATAATATGGTTTCTTTAAAACTCGATAAAAATTTAGCGCCAATTGGAGAAATTCTTCAATCAAAAATTTTGAAAGAAATCCCTTTGGATATTTTTGGGATTAAAGAAAGTGATTTGATAGATATTATAGCTGAAGCACCTTTAAAAGTAAACGCATTTATTAGTACACTTTTTGAAATTGCTAAACATTATAATTTAACTCGTGAAAGTTTCTTTTTAGCAGCGTTACGTTCTTACCAGGAAGCGCATAACAATTATTTTGAAGAAATTGAAAATCAAGTAGAAAAATTTGCAAAGGCTTATTCTATTGATTTGTCAAAGCGATTGCAAGTTTCTGATTTAGAAGAAATTTTGATTGAAGAATATGGTTATACGATTAATAACGAGGAGTTAACCCAACATAAAGAATTGAATAATTTACGTTCTGTTTATGTTCCGAGTTCAAAAACTTTATTGGTTTCATCTGAAACTGATGATTCACAGCGATTGTTTATTTATGCTAAAGAAATTGCATATAACTTTTTAAATATTTCAGATAGGTTATTTACTTTTTCTTGGATAAAGTTTGAAAGCTTTGATCAGGTTTTAAACAATTTCTTAGCTTCTTACTTTGCTGGTGCATTATTAATTCCGAGAAAAGAATTAGTTGAAACTTTGAAAGAATATTTTGAAAAACAGGAGTTTACGAATGGTGCTTTTCAAAAAATGATGCATCGATTTACTGATTCTCCTGAGACTTTTTTTCAAAGATTAACTAATATTTTGCCAAAGGATTTTAATTTAAAAAATATATTCTTTTTACGATTTGCATATAAACCTCAAAGAGAATATCAATTAACTAAGGAATTACATATTACTAATTTATTGGAACCACATGCAAACGAAAGAAATGAACATTATTGTAGAAGATGGGTTTCTATTCGAACATTAGGAGAAATTGCAAATAATAATTCCGATAAAGAAGTTTTTGATGCTCAAGTTTCGTCTTATGTTCATACAGATAATGAATATTTCGTACTTTCTTCTGCTACAAGAGATCCATTTAGAAGTGGTTATTATAGGAGTATTGCCTTAGGAATTATGATTTCAGCACATTCTACAAGCAAAATTTCATTTTTAGGTAGCGAAAAGTTAAAACGAAATAAAGTTGGAGTTACCTGTGAGACTTGTGCAATTTTAGATTGTAAAGAAAGAGTAGCGCCGCCAAGAACTTTGGAGCGAAAAGAACGTTTTTTAAAGACCGATCAAATTGTTCAGGATATTATGGAAAAATATAAATAAAAAAAATCCGCTTTAAAAGCGGATTTTTTTATGATGTTTTATTTTATTAGAACATTTCTCTTCCTGCGAAGTGGAATGCACCTTCAATAGCAGCATTTTCATCAGAATCTGAACCGTGAACTGCATTTTCTCCGATAGAAGTTGCATATTTTTTACGGATAGTTCCTTCTGCAGCTTCTGCAGGGTTTGTAGCACCAATTAATGCACGGAAATCTTCAACTGCGTTGTCTTTTTCTAAGATTGCAGCAACAATTGGACCTCTTGTCATAAATTCTACTAATTCTCCGAAGAAAGGTCTTTCTGCGTGAACTGCATAAAATTTTTGAGCATCAGCAACTGTTAATTGCGTTAATTTCATTGCTACGATTCTGAAACCACCTTCAGTAATCATATTTAAAATTCCACCGATGTGTCCTTTTTCAACAGCATCTGGCTTAATCATTGTAAATGTTCTATTACTTGCCATTTTTTTAAATTTTGTGCAAAGGTAATATTTTGCAGTCTAAAAACAAGGTTTTTTAATTATTCTTTGATAGTTCTGGCAACTCTAAATCCGTAAAACTCATGCGTTTTGTTTGGTAAAGTTGAAATTCTATTCGCAGGACGTAAATAATTAACATGACTATCCCATGAACCACCTCTTACAGATCTTCTTTCCCCCATTTCTGGTCCTTTAGGGTTGTTTCCATTTTCAATTTTATAATAGTCTTTATTGTACCAATCCCAACACCATTCCCAAACATTTCCACTCATATCGAAAACACCAATTTCATTTGGCAATTTAGTTCCAATTGTGTGAGGAGATTTTTTGCTAATTTTTTTGTGCCAAGCTACATCGTCAGCATTATCGCTACCGCTATAACGAGTTTTTTTACTTTTGTTTCCACCTTTTGCAGCATATTCCCATTCTGCTTCAGTAGGTAAACGGTAACCGTTTGCTTTAAAATCACAAACATAATTTGGACCTCTCTTAGAGTAAACAGGTTGTAATTTTTCTTTTTTACTTAACCAATTACAATAAGCAATTGCCTGTTCCCAA contains:
- a CDS encoding formylglycine-generating enzyme family protein, whose product is MQKITLTFKKALIALSLLIFSNITFAQNHMVKVEGGTFKMGSKDNDVAAENDEQKEHDVTVKSFELSKFEVTVWEWKQFTKANRLKMPETPEWGWKDNYPINNITWEQAIAYCNWLSKKEKLQPVYSKRGPNYVCDFKANGYRLPTEAEWEYAAKGGNKSKKTRYSGSDNADDVAWHKKISKKSPHTIGTKLPNEIGVFDMSGNVWEWCWDWYNKDYYKIENGNNPKGPEMGERRSVRGGSWDSHVNYLRPANRISTLPNKTHEFYGFRVARTIKE
- the rpmG gene encoding 50S ribosomal protein L33; translation: MAKKGNRIQVILECTEHKATGMPGTSRYITTKNKKNTPDRLEIKKFNPVLKRVTVHKEIK
- the aceA gene encoding isocitrate lyase → MKTQERIQALVTDWTTNPRWKGIERTYTAEKVIELQGSYQIEYSIAKRGAEILWHKLNNQEWVAGLGALTGNQAIQEVEAGLEAIYLSGWQVAADANIAGEMYPDQSLYPVNSVPMVVKRINNALLRADQIQSVNKIVNKKDYLVPIVADAEAGFGGNLNAFELMKAMIEAGAAGVHFEDQLSSAKKCGHLGGKVLVPTQEAINKLIAARLAADVMGVPTLIVARTDADAANLLTSDIDDRDKKFVTGERSTEGFYYVKAGLEQGIDRGLSYAPYADLIWLETSTPDLEQAKQFAEAIHAQYPGKLLAYNCSPSFNWAAKLSVAEMETFREELAKMGYKFQFITLAGFHALNTSMFELALAYKKKGMAGYSELQEREFALQAEGFRAVKHQNFVGTTYFDEVQNAVTSGLASTVAMKDSTEAAQFS
- the aceB gene encoding malate synthase A, with the protein product METSVQNIQIKTENKYLNILNEEALAFIETLHLKFNHRRLELLENRNKEQKRFNSGEVPSFLKETKSIRESEWTAAPIPEILLDRRVEITGPVDRKMVINALNSGAKVFMADFEDSCSPTWDNLMEGQQNLKDAINKTISLEQNGKKYELNEETATLLVRPRGLHLDEKNLEIDGEKLSGALVDFGIYFFHNAHNLLKQGLAPFFYLPKLEHYEEARWWNDVFVFAQEFLKIHQKTIKATVLIETITASFQLDEIIYELKDHMAGLNCGRWDYIFSYIKKLNQQSNFLVPDRDQVTMTSPFMNAYSLRVIQVCHKRNVLAIGGMAAQIPIKNDDEANKIAFNKVIADKEREVKNGHDGTWVAHPALVPVAMKVFNENMLTKNQMHIKRNELNITEAQLLELPKGTVTENGVRKNINVGILYIESWLMGVGAAALYNLMEDAATAEISRAQLWHWLNKKVILDNGTTCSADLYRKFIPEELSKIKEYVGTERYKNGKFELATELFTEMILSETLDEFLTLKAYEHIQ
- a CDS encoding helix-turn-helix domain-containing protein, which produces MIEEEYIRLIFGLKMKQIRSDKNLSLFGLAKLTGLSKSYLNEIEKGKKYPKRDKIVILADALETNYDNMVSLKLDKNLAPIGEILQSKILKEIPLDIFGIKESDLIDIIAEAPLKVNAFISTLFEIAKHYNLTRESFFLAALRSYQEAHNNYFEEIENQVEKFAKAYSIDLSKRLQVSDLEEILIEEYGYTINNEELTQHKELNNLRSVYVPSSKTLLVSSETDDSQRLFIYAKEIAYNFLNISDRLFTFSWIKFESFDQVLNNFLASYFAGALLIPRKELVETLKEYFEKQEFTNGAFQKMMHRFTDSPETFFQRLTNILPKDFNLKNIFFLRFAYKPQREYQLTKELHITNLLEPHANERNEHYCRRWVSIRTLGEIANNNSDKEVFDAQVSSYVHTDNEYFVLSSATRDPFRSGYYRSIALGIMISAHSTSKISFLGSEKLKRNKVGVTCETCAILDCKERVAPPRTLERKERFLKTDQIVQDIMEKYK
- a CDS encoding DUF4295 domain-containing protein, producing the protein MAKKTVATLQTASKRLTKAIKMVKSPKTGAYTFVEQVMAPEMVDEFLKKK
- a CDS encoding nucleoside-diphosphate kinase, yielding MASNRTFTMIKPDAVEKGHIGGILNMITEGGFRIVAMKLTQLTVADAQKFYAVHAERPFFGELVEFMTRGPIVAAILEKDNAVEDFRALIGATNPAEAAEGTIRKKYATSIGENAVHGSDSDENAAIEGAFHFAGREMF
- the rpmB gene encoding 50S ribosomal protein L28 yields the protein MSRVCELTGKKAMVGNNVSHAMNKTKRKFSVNLVKKRFYIPEEDRWVTLKVSTAALKTINKIGISAALKKAQK
- the ftsY gene encoding signal recognition particle-docking protein FtsY, translated to MSFFKKLFSSEKKETLDKGLEKSKSSFFEKLSKAVAGKSKVDDDVLDNLEEVLVSSDVGVNTTLKIIERIEERVERDKYLGTEELNKILREEIAGLLSENNHEDATEFEVPKNKKPYVLMVVGVNGVGKTTTIGKLAYQFKKAGHKVVLGAADTFRAAAIDQLQVWADRVDVPIVRQQMGSDPASVAFDTLQSAVSQDADVVIIDTAGRLHNKVNLMNELSKVKRVMQKVVGDAPHDVLLVLDGSTGQNAFEQAKQFTAATEVNSLAVTKLDGTAKGGVVIGISDQFKIPVKYIGVGEGIEDLQVFNKFEFVDSFFK
- a CDS encoding DUF721 domain-containing protein, giving the protein MNKRSSEENSISDVLKSFIETNKLQNGLDKINVRDAWKNVMGPGVNNYTTDVVLKNSTLYVVLTSAVLREELLYGKEKIITILNEELRRDIIKEINFK
- a CDS encoding serine hydrolase domain-containing protein, whose protein sequence is MKKILLLLSTLLILAGCSNDDENSSNQNIITENIYFPPIGSDIWETKTPASLNWNENNIQDLLDFLELKNTKSFMVLHNGKIVMEYYFNGHTSSTPWYWASAGKTLTTAVSGIAQQEGLININNKVSDYIGTGWTSAPLAKENLITCKHLLTMTSGLDDTNDGINPEDLEYLADAGTRWAYHTVFFKLQNVIAQSANSTWDNYFNSKLKNKIGMTGLWLPTGSENVYWSNTRSMARFGLLTLNNGNWNGEQIINQTYQSEAVNTSQSINLAYGYMWWLNGKSSFHLPQTQFEFQGELIPNAPEEMYCGLGKDDQKLYIIPSKKLVIVRMGNVSDPLNPTFASSEFDNQLWEKINAVIN